The Sporosarcina ureae genome includes a region encoding these proteins:
- the smpB gene encoding SsrA-binding protein SmpB, translated as MAKGTGKVLAINKKANFDYAIEETIEAGIVLKGPEIKSIRKGKVQLRDAFILIRNNEAWISNMHINPYEQGNIHNHDPVRVRKLLLHKKQIASLAGTMKEQGYSIVPLKMYIKNGFAKVLIGVGKGKKLYDKRQDLKEKEHKRDMQRAFKSRQQD; from the coding sequence ATGGCCAAGGGAACCGGTAAAGTACTCGCCATTAATAAAAAGGCGAATTTTGATTACGCAATTGAAGAAACGATTGAAGCAGGAATTGTGCTAAAAGGTCCGGAGATCAAATCGATCCGCAAAGGGAAAGTCCAGTTGCGCGATGCGTTTATCTTGATCCGTAATAATGAAGCGTGGATTTCGAATATGCATATCAATCCATACGAACAAGGGAATATTCATAACCATGATCCTGTCCGCGTGCGAAAATTACTGTTGCACAAAAAACAGATTGCTTCACTCGCAGGCACGATGAAAGAACAAGGCTACTCGATCGTTCCGTTGAAAATGTATATTAAAAACGGCTTCGCGAAAGTATTGATTGGTGTAGGTAAAGGAAAGAAACTCTATGATAAGCGCCAAGACTTGAAAGAAAAAGAGCATAAGCGCGATATGCAACGAGCATTCAAATCCAGACAGCAAGATTGA
- the rnr gene encoding ribonuclease R gives MVFLEPNIKELQERVMSLLKEKSYTPSTVHEIQEALGLEQADEFKDLVKMLVQLEQSGKIVRSRNNRYGLPEQMNLLRGKFIGHAKGFGFVVPEEVEGDDVFIPPHEVNSAMNGDIVFVRVSDDSFGDRREGVVTKVVERKTTQVVGTYQAHEGYGFVIPDDKKLPMDLYIEKGHSLEAVDGQKVIAEITNWPSDENNATGMITQILGHKNDPGVDILSIIHKHGIAIEFPEDVMQHATSVPTTVQPEDFEGRKDLRNELTMTIDGADAKDLDDAISVFKEDNGSYRLFVHISDVSYYVTENSPMDVEAADRGTSVYLTDRVIPMLPHRLSNGICSINPGEDRLTLTCEMKVDSNGKVIDHAIYPSVINSNYRMTYDDVYQIIEHQDEELSKKYEEIVPMLNDMAKLASIFRKKRQDRGAIDFDFKESKILVDENGWPTDVVIVERTVSERLIEEFMLAANETVAEHFDRMKVPFLYRIHEDPKEEKLQRFFEFLTTFGIVVKGTGKQVDSGALQEIVESIEGMPEQSLISTMLLRSMQQAKYFQDSIGHFGLSTEYYTHFTAPIRRYPDLIVHRLIRTYLFNKDTSAQTVAHWSATLPEIARHTSERERRAVDAERDTNALKKAQFMLDKVGEEFEGVISSVTNFGIFVELENTVEGLVHVKNMNDDYYRFDDRQMMMIGERTAKQYRIGDEVKVRVTSVKPEEQSVDFEIVGMKENFRGSRKESPKVIQASRGKSRGQGAGRGQAQGSSKKSSAGGGAKSSSDKRNKKYEKPKKKFYEGMPKKSKKRPKKK, from the coding sequence ATGGTTTTTTTGGAACCAAATATAAAAGAGTTACAAGAACGGGTTATGTCTTTATTAAAAGAAAAATCCTATACCCCGTCCACTGTGCACGAGATTCAAGAAGCACTCGGCTTAGAACAGGCGGACGAATTTAAAGACTTAGTAAAAATGCTCGTACAATTAGAACAAAGTGGGAAAATCGTGCGTTCACGCAATAACCGCTACGGCCTGCCTGAACAAATGAATCTACTTCGCGGTAAATTCATCGGTCACGCAAAAGGCTTCGGCTTCGTGGTGCCAGAGGAAGTAGAAGGCGATGATGTCTTCATCCCACCTCATGAAGTCAACAGCGCAATGAATGGCGATATCGTCTTCGTACGCGTATCAGACGACTCATTTGGAGATCGTCGCGAAGGGGTTGTCACGAAAGTCGTCGAGCGTAAAACGACACAAGTCGTCGGAACGTATCAAGCACATGAAGGATATGGTTTCGTTATACCGGATGACAAGAAATTGCCAATGGACCTCTACATCGAAAAAGGTCATTCATTAGAAGCGGTAGATGGTCAGAAAGTGATTGCTGAAATTACGAACTGGCCAAGCGATGAAAACAATGCGACGGGTATGATCACACAGATTCTCGGCCATAAAAATGACCCAGGTGTAGACATCCTATCGATCATTCACAAGCATGGCATTGCGATAGAATTCCCTGAAGACGTCATGCAACACGCGACAAGTGTACCGACGACCGTTCAGCCAGAAGACTTCGAAGGCCGTAAAGATTTACGTAATGAATTGACGATGACGATCGACGGTGCCGACGCAAAAGACTTGGATGATGCGATTTCCGTCTTCAAAGAAGACAATGGATCCTATCGTCTATTTGTCCATATCTCAGACGTGAGCTACTATGTCACGGAGAATTCTCCGATGGACGTAGAAGCGGCAGACCGTGGAACGAGTGTCTATTTGACAGACCGCGTGATACCGATGCTACCACATCGCTTGTCTAACGGAATTTGTTCCATCAATCCTGGAGAAGACCGCTTAACACTGACGTGCGAAATGAAAGTCGATTCGAACGGTAAAGTCATTGATCATGCCATTTATCCAAGTGTCATCAATTCGAATTACCGCATGACATACGATGATGTGTACCAAATCATTGAGCATCAAGATGAAGAACTATCAAAGAAATACGAAGAAATTGTACCGATGTTAAACGATATGGCGAAATTAGCCAGCATTTTCCGCAAGAAGCGTCAAGATCGTGGTGCCATCGACTTTGACTTCAAAGAATCCAAAATTCTAGTAGATGAAAACGGCTGGCCGACAGACGTAGTCATTGTGGAGCGTACAGTATCTGAACGCTTAATCGAGGAATTCATGCTAGCTGCCAACGAAACCGTTGCAGAGCACTTCGACCGCATGAAAGTACCGTTCTTATACCGAATCCACGAAGATCCAAAAGAAGAGAAACTACAACGCTTCTTCGAGTTCCTGACAACATTCGGAATCGTCGTCAAGGGCACGGGCAAACAAGTCGATTCAGGTGCGTTGCAAGAAATCGTTGAATCGATCGAAGGAATGCCAGAACAATCCCTTATCTCAACGATGTTATTACGTTCGATGCAACAAGCGAAGTACTTCCAAGACAGTATTGGTCACTTCGGTTTGTCAACGGAATATTACACGCACTTCACTGCACCGATCAGAAGATATCCAGATTTAATCGTTCACCGACTGATCCGTACGTATTTATTCAATAAAGACACATCGGCTCAAACGGTTGCCCATTGGTCTGCTACACTGCCTGAGATTGCGCGACACACGTCTGAACGTGAACGCCGTGCGGTAGATGCAGAGCGTGATACGAACGCACTGAAGAAAGCGCAGTTTATGCTCGACAAAGTAGGGGAAGAGTTTGAAGGAGTCATTTCTTCTGTTACGAACTTCGGAATCTTTGTAGAGCTAGAGAACACGGTAGAAGGACTAGTCCATGTCAAAAACATGAACGACGACTACTATCGCTTCGATGATCGCCAAATGATGATGATCGGCGAACGTACAGCGAAACAATACCGGATCGGAGACGAAGTAAAAGTGCGTGTGACTTCTGTTAAACCAGAAGAGCAATCAGTCGACTTCGAAATCGTCGGAATGAAAGAAAACTTCAGAGGCTCTCGTAAAGAGTCACCAAAAGTGATCCAAGCTAGCAGAGGTAAGAGCCGAGGCCAAGGTGCTGGTAGAGGCCAAGCGCAAGGTTCTAGTAAGAAATCCAGTGCGGGTGGCGGAGCGAAAAGTTCCAGCGACAAGCGCAATAAAAAGTACGAAAAACCAAAGAAGAAGTTTTATGAAGGAATGCCAAAGAAATCTAAGAAACGTCCAAAGAAAAAATAA
- a CDS encoding alpha/beta hydrolase, with protein sequence MRIAQPKPFFFQHGKRAVLLLHGFTGTSADVRMLGRFLEKHNYTSLAPHYRGHGVPPEELIQTNPDQWWEDVLDAYNELKEAGYEEIAVAGLSLGGVFSLKLATQFPLKGIVTMCAPMTMKTTDLMWSGVLKYARDYKKFAGLSDEQIKREMDDLKTKSMPGLDGLQSMVQGVRDQVDCIYTPLLVVQSRHDDVIDPNSAQIIYDEAESTEKELQWYEESGHVITLGPEKAQLHENVLHFLESLDWQE encoded by the coding sequence ATGCGAATTGCCCAACCGAAACCATTCTTCTTTCAACACGGAAAACGTGCGGTATTACTATTGCATGGTTTTACAGGAACATCCGCGGATGTGCGGATGCTCGGCCGCTTCCTTGAAAAGCATAACTACACGTCACTAGCACCACATTACCGCGGTCATGGTGTGCCGCCTGAAGAATTAATCCAAACAAATCCTGATCAGTGGTGGGAAGATGTACTGGATGCATATAATGAGCTAAAAGAGGCAGGATATGAAGAGATTGCGGTGGCGGGATTATCACTTGGTGGCGTATTTTCCCTGAAACTGGCCACGCAATTTCCGCTAAAAGGCATCGTCACGATGTGTGCACCGATGACGATGAAAACGACTGACTTGATGTGGTCCGGCGTGCTGAAATACGCACGAGACTACAAAAAGTTCGCAGGCCTATCAGACGAGCAAATCAAAAGAGAAATGGACGACTTAAAAACAAAGTCCATGCCAGGTCTAGACGGTTTGCAATCGATGGTACAAGGCGTGCGCGACCAAGTCGACTGCATCTACACACCATTACTCGTCGTTCAATCACGTCACGACGACGTCATCGATCCGAACTCTGCACAAATCATCTATGACGAAGCAGAATCTACAGAAAAAGAACTACAATGGTACGAAGAATCGGGACATGTCATTACACTAGGCCCCGAAAAAGCACAACTTCACGAAAATGTACTACATTTTTTAGAATCCCTTGATTGGCAAGAGTGA
- the secG gene encoding preprotein translocase subunit SecG, with translation MHAVFTASLIVVAIALIVVVLLQSGKSAGLSGAISGGAEQLFGKQKARGLDLVLQRATIVLSVLFFVLTIAIMKI, from the coding sequence ATGCATGCAGTTTTCACAGCATCGCTGATAGTCGTAGCTATAGCATTAATAGTCGTCGTTTTATTGCAATCCGGTAAGAGTGCGGGACTGTCAGGGGCCATCTCCGGAGGCGCAGAGCAACTTTTCGGAAAACAAAAAGCACGTGGATTAGATCTCGTTCTACAAAGAGCGACTATCGTCTTATCCGTCCTATTTTTTGTCCTAACCATTGCGATCATGAAAATATAA
- the eno gene encoding phosphopyruvate hydratase: MPIITHIQAREVLDSRGNPTVEVEVFTESGAFGRAIVPSGASTGEYEAVELRDGDENRYNGKGVLKAVDHVNEVISSELEENYSVLDQVVIDRALIELDGTDNKGKLGANAILGVSMAVAHAAADYLDVPLYQYLGGFNAKQLPVPMMNILNGGEHADNNVDIQEFMIMPVGAESFRHALRMGTEIFHSLKSVLHGKGLNTAVGDEGGFAPNLASNEEALSTIIEAIEKAGYKAGEDILLAMDVASSEFYDSDQNNYYLAGEDIRKTSEEMVAWYEELCEKYPIVSIEDGLDENDWDGHKLLTERLGNTVQLVGDDLFVTNTEKLSRGISEGIGNSILIKVNQIGTLTETFDAIEMAKRAGYTAVISHRSGESEDVTIADIAVATNAGQIKTGAPSRSDRVAKYNQLLRIEDQLFETAQYLGTDTFYNLNK, translated from the coding sequence ATGCCAATCATTACCCACATTCAAGCTAGAGAAGTATTGGATTCACGAGGCAATCCAACTGTAGAAGTAGAAGTATTCACAGAAAGCGGTGCCTTTGGACGTGCCATCGTACCATCCGGTGCATCTACTGGGGAGTATGAAGCGGTAGAACTACGTGACGGCGACGAAAATCGTTATAACGGTAAAGGCGTATTGAAAGCAGTAGATCACGTCAATGAAGTGATCTCTTCTGAACTAGAAGAAAACTATTCAGTGTTGGATCAAGTCGTGATCGACAGAGCATTGATCGAATTAGACGGTACCGACAATAAAGGCAAGCTTGGTGCCAACGCAATCCTAGGTGTATCCATGGCCGTTGCACACGCAGCAGCAGATTACTTGGACGTTCCATTGTACCAGTACCTTGGCGGATTCAACGCGAAGCAATTGCCGGTACCGATGATGAACATCTTAAACGGTGGAGAGCACGCAGATAACAACGTTGACATTCAAGAATTCATGATCATGCCAGTTGGCGCAGAATCTTTCCGTCATGCACTTCGCATGGGTACGGAAATTTTCCACAGCCTGAAATCGGTTCTCCACGGTAAAGGTTTGAACACAGCAGTTGGAGACGAAGGCGGATTTGCTCCGAACTTAGCTTCTAACGAAGAAGCACTTTCTACGATTATCGAAGCAATTGAAAAAGCAGGGTACAAAGCGGGCGAAGACATCTTGCTTGCGATGGACGTAGCTTCTTCTGAGTTCTATGATTCAGACCAAAACAACTACTACCTTGCAGGTGAAGATATTCGTAAAACATCTGAGGAAATGGTTGCGTGGTATGAAGAGCTTTGCGAAAAATATCCAATCGTATCGATTGAAGACGGTTTGGACGAGAACGACTGGGATGGCCACAAACTATTGACAGAACGTCTTGGCAATACAGTCCAATTAGTTGGTGACGATCTATTCGTAACGAACACAGAGAAATTATCACGTGGAATCAGCGAAGGCATCGGTAACTCGATCTTGATCAAAGTAAACCAAATCGGTACATTGACTGAAACATTCGATGCGATTGAAATGGCGAAACGCGCAGGCTATACGGCAGTCATCTCTCACCGTTCAGGTGAATCAGAAGACGTGACGATTGCAGACATCGCAGTCGCAACGAACGCTGGTCAAATCAAAACAGGTGCACCTTCTCGTTCGGATCGTGTCGCGAAATACAATCAATTGCTTCGTATCGAAGATCAATTGTTTGAAACAGCACAGTACCTAGGTACAGACACATTCTATAATTTGAATAAATAA
- the gpmI gene encoding 2,3-bisphosphoglycerate-independent phosphoglycerate mutase, with protein MGNKPVALIILDGFGLRDETYGNAVAHANIPNFDLLWENYPHATLTACGEAVGLPEGQMGNSEVGHLNIGAGRIVYQSLTRINKSIREGEFFENATLLETMAHVKTKGSALHVMGLLSDGGVHSHYEHLFALLKMAKEHGVERVYLHAFLDGRDVGPTTALPYIKRTEDVMEEVGVGQIATVSGRYFAMDRDKRWERVQKTYDAMVYGIGPHCDSAEEGVRASYAEEIHDEFVEPFVIQQDGKPVATIENGDAVVFFNFRPDRAIQMSRAITQPDFDGFDRGVKNFTDLHFVGFTHYNDDVVADIVFHNVNLTKTIGEVLEDQGKRQLRIAETEKYPHVTFFMSGGREETFEGETRILINSPKVATYDLKPEMSAYEVTDALIAEIEAERQDAIILNFANPDMVGHSGMLEPTVKAIETVDTCLGRIIDALSAKGGSAIITADHGNADEVTTIGGQPMTAHTTNPVPVIVTNPDVVLRTDGILADLAPTMLKMLGIPQPVEMTGKPLF; from the coding sequence ATGGGGAATAAACCGGTCGCGTTAATTATCTTGGATGGCTTCGGCTTACGAGATGAAACGTACGGCAACGCGGTAGCACACGCCAACATTCCGAACTTTGATTTGCTGTGGGAGAACTATCCTCACGCAACGTTGACGGCGTGTGGAGAAGCAGTAGGGTTACCAGAAGGACAAATGGGGAACTCTGAAGTAGGTCACTTAAATATTGGTGCGGGACGTATCGTCTATCAGAGCTTGACGCGCATCAACAAGTCGATTCGTGAAGGCGAGTTCTTTGAGAACGCGACATTGCTGGAAACGATGGCGCATGTCAAAACGAAAGGCTCTGCACTTCACGTGATGGGACTGCTATCAGACGGTGGCGTGCACAGTCATTATGAGCATTTATTCGCTTTATTAAAAATGGCGAAAGAACATGGCGTAGAACGTGTCTACTTGCATGCATTCCTTGATGGACGCGACGTGGGACCGACGACGGCTCTTCCTTACATTAAACGGACAGAAGATGTAATGGAAGAAGTCGGTGTCGGCCAGATCGCAACAGTGTCCGGCAGATACTTTGCGATGGACCGCGACAAGCGCTGGGAACGCGTACAGAAAACATATGATGCCATGGTCTACGGAATTGGACCTCATTGTGATTCAGCAGAAGAAGGAGTCCGCGCTTCGTATGCCGAAGAAATACATGATGAGTTTGTCGAGCCGTTTGTCATTCAACAAGATGGCAAACCGGTAGCGACGATCGAAAACGGAGATGCAGTCGTTTTCTTCAATTTCCGTCCAGACCGTGCGATTCAAATGTCACGTGCGATCACGCAACCGGACTTTGATGGCTTCGATCGAGGCGTGAAAAATTTTACGGACTTACATTTTGTCGGCTTTACGCATTATAATGATGATGTAGTAGCAGACATTGTATTTCATAATGTCAACCTAACTAAAACTATCGGTGAAGTGTTAGAAGACCAAGGCAAGCGTCAGTTGCGTATTGCGGAAACAGAAAAGTATCCGCATGTGACGTTCTTTATGAGTGGTGGACGCGAAGAGACATTTGAAGGGGAAACCCGCATTTTGATCAATTCGCCAAAAGTCGCGACGTACGATTTGAAACCGGAAATGAGCGCATACGAAGTGACGGATGCGTTAATTGCGGAAATCGAAGCAGAGCGACAAGATGCGATCATCCTGAACTTCGCGAACCCGGATATGGTCGGCCATAGCGGAATGCTAGAGCCAACTGTTAAAGCAATTGAAACGGTCGATACGTGTTTAGGCCGAATCATTGACGCCTTATCTGCAAAAGGCGGATCGGCTATCATCACAGCGGATCACGGTAATGCAGATGAAGTCACTACCATCGGGGGACAACCGATGACAGCGCACACGACGAATCCTGTACCTGTCATCGTCACGAATCCAGATGTAGTGCTGCGTACAGACGGTATTCTGGCAGACTTGGCACCGACAATGTTGAAAATGTTAGGTATTCCACAACCGGTTGAAATGACCGGAAAACCATTATTCTAA
- the tpiA gene encoding triose-phosphate isomerase: MRKRIIAGNWKMFKLSGEAADFAEHIKEQLTASDRVEAVICPPALYLNDLLQRFEATAIKVGAQTMHDTDEGAFTGEISPAMLEDLGVQYVILGHSERRQYFNETDDTVNKKVLAAFNHHLVPIVCVGESLEQREALETVSIVSAQVEKAFLDVTAEQAKQAVIAYEPIWAIGTGKTATADDANEVCAAIRHKVETLYTADVANAIRIQYGGSVKPENITELLSKDNIDGALVGGASLDPTAFVKLVEAGTHGE, translated from the coding sequence TTGCGAAAACGAATCATCGCGGGTAACTGGAAAATGTTTAAATTATCTGGTGAAGCTGCAGATTTTGCGGAACACATTAAAGAACAACTCACGGCATCAGATCGAGTCGAAGCAGTCATTTGCCCACCGGCATTGTATCTGAACGATTTACTACAACGTTTTGAGGCGACTGCGATCAAAGTAGGCGCTCAAACGATGCATGATACCGACGAAGGAGCATTCACGGGCGAAATCAGCCCGGCTATGCTCGAAGACTTAGGCGTACAGTATGTCATTCTTGGACATTCCGAACGTCGTCAGTATTTCAATGAAACGGACGATACCGTAAATAAAAAAGTACTCGCAGCGTTCAACCATCACCTCGTACCCATCGTGTGTGTAGGAGAATCGTTAGAACAACGCGAAGCACTTGAAACGGTTTCGATTGTCTCAGCACAAGTAGAAAAAGCGTTTCTAGACGTGACAGCGGAACAAGCGAAACAAGCTGTCATTGCGTACGAACCTATCTGGGCGATCGGCACGGGCAAAACCGCAACAGCCGACGATGCCAATGAAGTATGTGCAGCGATCCGTCATAAAGTGGAAACATTGTATACAGCAGACGTAGCCAATGCCATCCGTATTCAATACGGTGGCAGTGTAAAGCCAGAAAACATTACTGAATTACTCAGCAAGGACAATATTGACGGTGCGTTAGTTGGAGGAGCAAGTCTTGATCCGACAGCATTCGTAAAATTAGTGGAGGCTGGAACTCATGGGGAATAA
- a CDS encoding phosphoglycerate kinase, whose translation MNMKKTIRDIQLKGQRVFCRVDFNVPMEDGKVTDDTRIKAALPTINYMTNAGAKVILASHLGRPKGEVKEDMRLTPAGNQLSELLGKPVKKLDSSIGEEVEKAIADMKDGDVILLENVRFNPGEEKNDAELSKQFAALADVFVNDAFGTAHRAHSSTAGIAEYIPGVLGFLLEKELDVLGKALSHPDRPFTAIIGGAKVKDKIGVIDNLLDKVDNLLIGGGLSYTFTRAQGHETGDSLVEEDKVELAKSFIEKAKQKAVNLYLPTDAVVANQFAADAETRTVAVDAITEGWMGLDIGPETAARYEQVIKDSKFVIWNGPMGVFEMESFANGTKTVADAMAETTAYTVIGGGDSAAAVEKFEVADQMDHVSTGGGASLEFMEGKELPGVAVLQDRE comes from the coding sequence ATGAACATGAAAAAGACGATCAGAGATATTCAATTGAAGGGCCAACGCGTATTTTGTCGCGTGGATTTCAACGTACCGATGGAAGATGGAAAGGTAACGGATGATACACGCATTAAAGCAGCTTTACCAACAATTAACTATATGACGAACGCAGGGGCAAAGGTTATTTTAGCTAGCCATTTAGGACGACCTAAAGGTGAAGTGAAGGAAGACATGCGCTTGACACCTGCTGGCAATCAATTGTCTGAGCTTCTTGGTAAACCTGTGAAGAAACTCGATTCATCGATCGGTGAAGAAGTAGAAAAAGCGATTGCAGACATGAAAGACGGCGACGTGATCTTGCTGGAAAACGTTCGCTTTAATCCAGGCGAAGAGAAGAATGACGCGGAATTATCGAAGCAATTTGCTGCTCTTGCAGACGTCTTTGTCAATGATGCATTCGGAACAGCGCACCGCGCACATTCTTCCACTGCAGGCATTGCAGAGTACATACCAGGCGTTCTAGGCTTCCTGCTTGAGAAAGAATTAGATGTTCTCGGAAAAGCCTTGTCTCATCCGGATCGTCCGTTCACAGCAATTATTGGCGGTGCGAAAGTAAAAGACAAAATCGGCGTAATTGACAATTTACTGGATAAAGTAGATAACTTGTTGATTGGTGGCGGATTGTCGTATACATTCACACGCGCACAAGGTCACGAAACGGGAGATTCATTAGTAGAAGAAGATAAAGTAGAATTGGCGAAGTCGTTCATTGAAAAGGCGAAGCAAAAGGCCGTGAATCTATACTTGCCGACAGATGCAGTCGTGGCGAATCAGTTTGCAGCGGATGCAGAAACACGAACGGTTGCAGTCGATGCGATTACAGAAGGTTGGATGGGTCTAGATATCGGACCGGAAACAGCAGCGCGTTATGAGCAAGTCATTAAAGACTCGAAGTTTGTCATTTGGAACGGACCGATGGGTGTATTCGAAATGGAATCATTCGCAAACGGAACGAAAACTGTGGCGGACGCAATGGCAGAAACGACTGCTTATACCGTGATTGGTGGAGGAGACTCCGCAGCGGCAGTAGAAAAGTTTGAAGTAGCGGATCAAATGGATCATGTATCTACAGGTGGCGGCGCGTCACTCGAATTCATGGAAGGCAAAGAATTACCGGGCGTCGCTGTGCTACAAGATCGAGAATAA
- the gap gene encoding type I glyceraldehyde-3-phosphate dehydrogenase — MAVKIAINGFGRIGRLVLREAFATEDMEVVAINDLADAAMLAHLLKYDSVHGIFDADVQSDESSISVNDKKISVFAEKDPANLPWKDLGVDIVIDCTGVFRSKEGLQKHLDAGAKKVILSAPAQGDMTTLVMGVNEGTYDAANDHIVSNASCTTNCLAPVVKVLNDSFGIKRGMMTTIHSYTNDQKILDLPHSDYRRARAAGVSMIPTTTGAASAVTKVIPELKGKLDGMAVRVPTPNVSLVDFVTELEKDVTVEEVNQAFKKAAEGDLKGLLFFSDLPLVSVDYNGNTASSTVDGLSTMVMEDNMVKVVSWYDNESGYSARCIDLARYMNEQGL, encoded by the coding sequence ATGGCAGTGAAAATAGCGATTAATGGATTTGGACGAATTGGACGATTGGTACTTCGCGAAGCATTTGCAACAGAAGATATGGAAGTCGTGGCCATCAATGATTTAGCGGATGCTGCGATGTTGGCTCATTTATTGAAATATGATTCCGTACACGGCATTTTCGACGCAGATGTGCAATCAGATGAGTCTTCAATCAGTGTAAATGATAAAAAGATTAGCGTGTTTGCAGAAAAAGATCCTGCGAACCTACCGTGGAAAGACCTAGGCGTAGATATCGTCATCGATTGTACAGGTGTCTTCCGCTCAAAAGAAGGATTACAAAAGCACCTCGATGCAGGCGCGAAGAAAGTCATTTTGTCGGCTCCAGCGCAAGGCGATATGACGACGCTTGTAATGGGGGTTAATGAAGGAACGTATGACGCGGCGAATGATCACATCGTGTCGAACGCGTCTTGTACGACGAACTGTTTAGCGCCTGTCGTAAAAGTGTTGAACGATTCATTCGGCATTAAGCGCGGTATGATGACAACCATTCACTCGTATACGAACGACCAGAAGATTCTCGATCTACCACATTCCGATTACCGACGTGCGCGTGCGGCGGGTGTATCGATGATTCCGACGACGACGGGTGCGGCTTCTGCTGTAACAAAAGTAATTCCTGAACTGAAAGGAAAACTAGATGGAATGGCTGTACGCGTGCCAACTCCAAACGTTTCACTTGTGGACTTTGTGACGGAATTAGAAAAAGACGTCACAGTAGAAGAGGTAAACCAAGCATTCAAGAAAGCAGCTGAAGGCGATTTAAAAGGACTGCTGTTCTTCAGTGACTTACCATTAGTATCTGTTGACTACAATGGCAACACAGCTTCTTCCACAGTAGATGGTTTGTCTACTATGGTGATGGAAGATAATATGGTGAAAGTCGTTTCTTGGTATGATAATGAATCTGGTTACTCCGCTCGTTGTATCGACCTTGCACGATATATGAACGAACAAGGCCTATAA
- a CDS encoding sugar-binding transcriptional regulator: MNLTFYEAQLALVPELPLLIEQRYQMLKLIKASGPVGRRTLSSMSGFSERETRTMLDLMKEQELVHIAKEGVSTTKKGIEVLFVLHDTMEEKSGRRQLANELAERLGILKVHVVEGNSDDSALTKKLLGMQAAKQFRSRIKGNEIVAVTGGSSVAAIPSFMQQDELPNVQFIAARGGVGEEVGLQANMIAASFAESCQATYKAFYYPDTLSEEAHAVFQHEPAAKEMLALYSRTDCVIHGVGDATKMAVLRNSSEEEQQILRDQQAKGEAFGFYFNQQGEIVHRIRTVGIQMEQLQDVPLVFTVAGGASKAEALLSYLASAPSQTILITDEGAAQNMLSLM, translated from the coding sequence GTGAACTTAACATTTTACGAAGCGCAACTCGCACTTGTACCTGAACTTCCGCTGTTGATCGAGCAACGCTATCAGATGTTGAAACTGATTAAGGCGTCGGGGCCTGTCGGCAGACGAACACTTAGTTCTATGTCCGGCTTTTCCGAAAGGGAAACACGTACGATGCTTGATTTAATGAAAGAACAAGAATTGGTGCATATTGCGAAAGAAGGCGTATCGACTACTAAAAAAGGTATAGAAGTGCTCTTTGTATTGCATGATACGATGGAAGAGAAATCGGGTAGACGACAACTTGCGAATGAGTTGGCGGAGCGTCTCGGTATTCTGAAAGTACATGTGGTGGAAGGGAATTCTGATGACTCAGCTTTGACGAAAAAGCTACTCGGTATGCAAGCGGCGAAACAATTTCGTTCGCGCATTAAGGGCAATGAAATTGTCGCTGTAACTGGTGGCAGTTCAGTAGCCGCGATTCCATCGTTTATGCAGCAAGATGAATTGCCGAATGTGCAATTCATTGCAGCAAGAGGTGGCGTTGGAGAAGAAGTGGGGTTGCAGGCGAATATGATTGCTGCTTCGTTTGCAGAATCGTGTCAAGCCACGTATAAAGCATTTTATTATCCAGATACTCTAAGTGAAGAAGCGCATGCGGTATTCCAGCATGAGCCTGCTGCAAAAGAGATGTTGGCGCTATATAGTCGCACCGATTGCGTCATACACGGTGTCGGGGATGCGACGAAGATGGCTGTATTGCGAAACTCTTCCGAAGAAGAACAACAAATTCTACGGGATCAGCAAGCAAAAGGGGAAGCATTCGGCTTTTATTTCAATCAGCAAGGTGAGATTGTCCATCGGATCAGAACAGTTGGGATTCAAATGGAGCAATTGCAAGACGTGCCGCTCGTGTTCACAGTAGCTGGCGGAGCGAGTAAAGCGGAAGCACTGCTATCGTATTTGGCGAGTGCACCGTCCCAAACTATTTTGATAACAGATGAAGGGGCAGCACAGAATATGCTGTCGCTTATGTAA